The following nucleotide sequence is from Halorussus caseinilyticus.
CACGAGGTGGGTGTCGGTGCCGCCCGAAACGAGACCGAAGCCGTTCTCCTGTAGGCTCTCGCCGAGGGCCTCGGCGTTGGCGGTGGTCTGGGCCGCGTACTCCTCGAATTCCGGTTCGAGGGCCTCGCCGAACCCGACCGCCTTGCCCGCGATGTTGTGCATCAAGGGACCGCCCTGCATCCCCGGAATCACGGCCGAGTCGATGTCGTCGGCGTACTCCTCGTCGCACAGGACTATCCCGCCGCGGCCCGCCCGGACGGTCTTGTGGGTCGAACCGGTCACGAAGTCGGCGACGCCGACCGGCGAGGGGTGTTCGCCCGCGGCGACGAGACCCGTGATGTGGGCCATGTCTGCGAGGTGGTAGGCGTCCACCGCGTCGGCGGCCTCCTGAATCGTCTCCCACTCGACTTCGCGGGGATACGCCGAGTACCCCGAGACGATGATGTCCGGTTCGAACTCCTCGGCGTGGTCGCGCAACTCCTCGTAGTCGAGATACCCCGTCTCGGGGTCCACCTCGTACTGTTCGACCTCGTAGAGTTGGCCGGTGAAGTTGGCGCTGTGGCCGTGGCTGAGGTGGCCGCCGTGGGTCAGGTCGAGCGAGAGAATCTTGTCGCCCGCCTCCAGCATGGCGAAGTAGACCGCCATGTTCGCCTGCGTGCCCGAGTGTGGCTGGACGTTGACGTGTTCGGCCCCCCAGAGTTCCTTCGCGCGCTCGATGGCCAACTCCTCGACCGTATCGACGTGTTCGCATCCGCCGTAGTAGCGCGACCCCGGATACCCCTCCGCGTACTTGTTCGTGAGGACGCTCCCTTGTGCTTCGAGAACTGCCTCGCTGACGTGGTTCTCGCTCGCAATCATCGCCAGCGTGTCGCGCTGGCGGTCTACCTCGGCTTCGAGGGCGTCTGCGACCTTCGGGTCTACGTCACGAACGCGGTCGTACTTCATACCAAAAATCGGTGCGGCCCGGAGTATAAGCTTACCTTTCGCGGGAACGGCACTGGGCGACAAAAATATAAAGTCCCGGTGAGACACGTTGTACAACGCCGACATGATTGAGTGGGACGAGACTGATTTTGGGTTGCGAGTGTTCGACCGCACCAAGACGGAGGTGTCTATCGAAACCGACGCGTGGGAGGCGGTCGATGCGGGCTACGACATCGAACGCCCACTCGACGAGACGGTGTCCGGCTACGTGTCCGAGATTCGCTTCCCGGCGGCGTTGGTGAAGGCGACCGGTCTCGACTCCGGCGAGGAGTACAAGCACGCTGGCGACGCCGAACCCCTCGAACTCGACGCCGAAAACTACCTGCTCAACATCAGTCTCAACGTGAAGACGTATCTCCGGTTCTCCGGAGCGGTGACGGTTTCGAAGACCGACGACTACAACGAACTTCACGTCTCGTTTCCCGACCCGACGCTCGTGACCTTCGGTTTCCGAAGCCACCACGAGGAACCCGTGGACACGATTACCGTCCCGAAGACCCCCGAGGGCGTGGCGACGGCGGTGACGCATCTCTCGTCGTCGCACAAAGTCTCGGGTCCCGACCGGTCGTACCCGACGCTCCGGGGCCACCCGCCGCGCATCGAACTCGGTGACGAGACCGAGATTCCCACGCCGGTCCGCGAGCAACGATTCGACGTGGGCATCGAGTTGGCGATTCCCGATAGCTTCGACTACGCCTTCGTCGCGGCCCCACTCGCCTACTACTTGCAGGCCGAGATGACGGTCGAAGACCGACGGTCGCCCGTGCTTCGGGCACCCGAAGCGAACGTCGAGTACCGATTCACCCCGCTTCCGGGGTTCCAACACGAAGCCACCGACATGCTTCGCCGGGTGTTCTTTCTCGACTGCCTCGTCCGGAACGCGGGCGAGTACAGTTGGGACCTGACCGAGTTGCCGATGCTGGATACCGTCGGTATCGACGCCGAAGAGACCTACGAGGCGACCCCGGCCGAGCAACTGGCGACGTACCTAGACGCGCCCTACGAGCGAATCGACGACGAGTTACCCGAGTGGCACCTCGCCATGCACATCAGTCCCCGCCCGGACAACGCCACGTCGCTCTCGTACTTTCTGGACACGCTCAGCCTCGTCTACCTCCCCGAGTCGAGCGACTTGGAGAAAGACGAACTGCTGAACAAGTCCATCGACGACTTCTACCGCGGAAAGTCCCCCGAGAAACCCCCGGAGTTGCGACCGTCCGGACCGGTCGCGGAGGCGCCCCGGAAAGGTCCCGGCCCGGTGAAGTCCGTCGATAGGCGCGACCCCGTTCTCTACGAGGGGCAGGTCAACGGGTGGTTGGCCGATGGCGTGCCCATAGACGTGTTCAAAGCCGTTCCCGAAGCCTACGAGAACCGTTTCAAGTACCTGAATCAGGGCGGCGGGGACATCGACGTGACGGTCATCCTCAACGACGATGAGATGTCCGACGAACACGAGACGGTGGCCGAAATCTACAAAGAACGCGCCGAACACTTGCCTATCGACGTAACCGTTCACGAACATCTCGCGAAAGCCGAACTCGCAGACGTGTTCGAGTCGCCCCACGACTTTGTTCACTACATCGGCCACTGCGAGAAAGACGGCCTGCGGTGCCGCGACGGTAATCTCGCCGTCGCGGACATCGAAGAGAGCAACGTCCAGACGTTCTTCCTCAACGCCTGTGGGTCCTACTACGAGGGCAGGGACCTCGTACAGAAGGGGAGCGTCGCGGGCGCGGTGACGTTCACCAAGGTCCTGAACAAGCAGGCCGCGAAGGTCGGCGTGGCGTTCTCCCAGTTGCTCATCAACGGCTACGACATCGCCCACGCCATCCAACTCGCGCGCCGTCGCATCATGATGGGGAAAGACTACGCGGTGGTCGGCGACGGAGGCCACCAGTTGACCCAGTGTGACAACCGGTATCCGACAATCGCCACGTTAGAAGAGCGAGGCGACCAGTACGAGGTCGAGTACAGGACCCTCTCGATGCCGAACATCGGTGGCGTGTTTCAGGTGTATCGAGACGGGGAAGAGAAACCGCGACTTCACGGAACCGAGTCGGCCTTCACGCTCGACCAGTCTGAACTGCTCGAATTTTTAGAACGTGCAAAATCGCCGTTCGTGTACGACGGCGATTTGTTCTGGTCGGAAGAACTGTCTGACCGAATTAGTCCTTAAGGACCGCTCGTCGCGCCAATGGCGTCCTGAATGCCGATTTCGAACGCGACCGAGGTACTTAGCATCAGCGCGAACGCTGCATTCAGTGCTTGCGGGTTGTCAACGAACCACTGCCGGATATTACCTTGCATGGCTTGATTCGTGTTAGACAACCATACCACTTTATTGTTTCGTATCTTTCACGCATTTAGGGAAGGATAATAACTCTGGAAAGCCGTCATTAATCCTATTAACGCGCGTCTCGAATTCAGTATGGCGGTCTCTAACCCCGCTTCCTTCTTTCGGTTTTGCTCCGGAGATGTTAATTCGGTTGCAAAATGGCGTGGAACCCAAAACCCATTTGGGTCTCGGATTAGAATTGTGTAACTGACTTCGACCTCTCTCCGGATAATCCGTGATTTCCCCCCGTTACTAACGTTAAAATTAAGTAGGGGTAAAACGTTTGTCGGTACATGGAGACCGAATCGAATTTACTCGACCAAGAAATCGCCGAAATCCTTCGGACGGTCATCGACGAGGCACCGGATACGATGCTCGTCGTCAACCCCTCGAAGGACGCCATCGAAGAGCTAATCAACGTCGCGACGAAGTACGAAGGCGACCTGCCGACCCTGCGCATGCTCGCGCAGTCGGGGACGCTGAAAGACGTGATGGAAGACTTCATCGTCGCCAGTAACGCCGCCGACCTCATGGCCGCGGGGTCGCTCGAACTCCGGACCACCGACGAGGTGCCGAGCAACTCGCTGCTCGTCACCGACGAAGTGGTCATCGCGCTCGTGACCGCGGACGACCGCGTGGGCGGTCTCACCGCCGACGACGCCGAGTTCGTCTCGGACGCGAACAGTTCGTACACCGCGCAGTTCGAGTCGGCCGACGAGTTCTCGCTCCGCACGCCGCCGCTCTCGCAGGTCCGGGACACGCTCGGCGACGAAATCAGCCCCGACGCCCAGCACGACTTCGACGAGGTGCTGTCGTCGATGGAGACCGCGCGTGGCGACGGTGACGGACTCGACGAGGTTACCATCAGCCTGCTCGTGGCCGCCAAGAACGAGGCCCTGCTCTACGACATCAGCAAGTGGGGCGAAGACGTGGGCATCGCCAGCAAGGCGACGTTCTCGCGCACGAAGACGAAGCTAGAAGACATGGGTCTCATCGGTACCGAGAAGGTCCCCATCGACGTGGGTCGACCGCGCCTGCGCCTCAAGTTGGCCAACGACGACCTGCGCAACGCGGACACCGACCAGTTGGCGAGCGCGGCCCAGAGTCTCCTGCACTGACGACTCAAACCACAATTTCTTCGGCCCACTGACCCCGGAGCGATAGCACAGCGTTTTTTCCGAACCGCGCCCCTCGGTAGCGCCATGAACGCACCCACCGTCGGACTCGTCGGGTCGGGTCCGGCAATCGACGCGGTGACGGCCGCGCTCGCCGACGTGCGGGCCGAGACCGTCGAGTGTGACCCCCGGCGAGTCGGGACCGCCGACTTCGCCGTGGTCGCGGGCGGGACGGACGCCGACGCCTTCGGCGAGGCGTCCCGGGCGGCGCGCGAGACCGGAACGCCGTGGCTGGCGGTCGAACTCGGCGGCGCGGGCGGCCACGCGATACCCGACGTGGACGCCGCCGTCTCGGGGTTCGCACCGGGGACCGCCTGCTGGGAGTGTCTCCGGACGCGAGTCGCGGCGAATCTGGACGACGAGGGCGGCGACGCCGGTGGGGACGACGCCGAAATCGACTCGGCGAGCGCGCGCTTCGCGGGCGCGCTCGCCGGGCGCGAGGCCGCGACCCTACTCTCTGGCGGCGAATCGGCGGTCCTCGGGGGCGTCGTGGAGGTACCACACGCCGAGCGCACCCTGCTTCCGGTGCCGGGGTGCGCGGTCTGCGGCGAATCCGGACCGAGCGCGCAGGGCGGCCCGGCGATAGACCGCGAGTACGCCGACACCGACTTGGAGAGCGCGCTCTCGCGGGCCGAGCAGTCCGTGGACGAGCGAGTGGGCGTCGTCTCGACCATCGGCGAAGCCGAGTCGTTCCCCGCGCCGTACTACCTCGCCGAACTCGCCGACACTTCCGAGTTCAGCGACGCGCAGGCCGCAGAACAGGCCGCCGGAGTCGCCCACGACTGGAACGAGGCGCTGATGAAGGCGCTGGGCGAGGCGCTCGAACGCTACGCCGCGGGGGTCTACCGCGTCGGGGAGTTCGAGACGGCGCGCGCGGCCGACCTCGGTTCCGCGGTCGAACCGGCGGCGTTCGTCCGGCCCGAGGGGTGGGCCGACCCCTCGCCCGACGACGAAGTGGCGTGGCGCGACGGGCAGGACCTACGGACCGGCGAGTCGGTCTCGCTCCCGGCAGAGTTCGTCCACTTCCCGCCGCCGGAGGTCCGGTACAAGCCGTCCATCACGACCGGTCTCGGTCTCGGGAGTTCGACCGTCGAAGCCCTGCTGTCGGGTCTCTACGAGGTAATCGAGCGCGACGCCACCATGCTCGCGTGGTACTCGACTTTCGAACCCCTCGGACTGTCGGTCGAGAGCGAGCGGTTCGAGACGCTCAGGTCGCGCGCACGCGCGGAAAACCTCGACGTGACGCCGTTGTTGGTCACGCAGGACGTGGACGTGCCCGTGGTCGCCGTGGCAGTGCATCGAGACGGCGAGTGGCCCCGGTTCGCGGTCGGGTCCGACGCCGACCTGAACCCCGACGCCGCGGCGGTCTCCGCGCTGGCGGAAGCCCTCCAGAACTGGATGGAACTCCGGTCGATGGGCGAGGACGACGCCGCCGACGCCGACGGCGCAATCGGGCGGTACGCCGACTTCCCCGAGACGGCACGGGAGTTCGTGACCGCAGAGACGGCGGTCCCCACCGCGAGCGTCGGCCCGGCCGACCCGCCGACCGGCGGGACCGAACTCGACGCCGTTCTCGCCCGACTCGCGGACGCCGACCTCCCGGCCTACGCCGCGCGCCTGACGACCCGCGACGTGGACCAGTTGGGGTTCGAGGCGGTCCGCGCGCTGGTGCCCGCGGCCCAACCGCTTTTCACCGGCGAGGCGTTCTTCGGCGAACGCGCCCGCGAGGTGCCCGCCGAGTTGGGTTTCGAGTTCCGGCCCGACCGCGACCACCACCCGTATCCGTGAGGGCTTGACGACCGCTCGCGCTCCCGGCAGTCCGGCGGGGAATCGCAACCCACTACAGGGGTCGACGGACTACGAGCGGGCGTGTACGCGCCGACTCGTCTCGCTGGCTACGTCGTCCTGTCGCTAACCCCGGTCGCGTTGCTCGCCCGCGCGCTGTTCGCCGGGAGCGCCTCGACCGCCACGGTCGGTCTCGAAGGCGGGTTGGTCCTCGCGGGCGGCGTCGCGGTGGCGGCCGAGCGCGACCGCGCGCTCGGGACGCCGGACGCGCCCGAACTCGGCCGCGGGGAGATTATCGACGCGCTCTCGGTGGTCGCCGCGGCGGTCCTCACCTACGTTCTGAGCGTCCGGTTCGGTCTCGGTCCGGTGGTCGCCTCCGCGCTCGTCGGACTGGCCGCGGGCGCGTTCGCCGCCGAAATCGCGGTTCCCGCCTACTGCGGGTCGTTCGTGGGCATGGCCTCGCCTGACCTCTTTCCCTCGGTCGGCTACCTCGCCGTAGCGGGCCTGCTCGCCGGTCTCGCGTTCGTCGCCGCCGAACGCGCGTTCGACGGCTTCGGCGGAAAACTCGGCACGCTCGCGCTGTTCGGGTGCGCGGCGACGGCCGTCCTGACCGGCGCGGACTACGCCGCCGCGAGCGCGCTCGCGTGGACGCAGGCCGGTCTCGTCGTCCCCGTCTCGGTCGCGGGTGCGGTCGCCACTGCGGTCCTGAGCGTCCGCCTCGGACTGGGCGCGGTGGTCGGCTCTGCGGTCGTGGGTCTCGTCGCCGGACTCCCTGCGCTCGCGCTCGGGTCCGGCGGGACGCTGGCCGCGGCCGCGTTCTGCGCGTCGTTCGTCGGGATGTCCTCGACCGACCGACTCGGCGGCGCGGGCCGGGTCGCGCTCGCCGGGGCGGTGTGCGGACTGGTCTTCGTCACCGTCGCCGCGGCGTTCTCGGGCGCGGGCGGGAAACTCGGGACCACGGCGTTCGTCTCGTGTGTCACCGTCGCCGGGGCGGAGCGACTGCTCGGAACCGGACGCGCGTTCCCGGACAACTAATTCGTTCCCTTGGAAAGTTTTCTCTTTTCTTCCCATATCTATACATTTCTAAAAGACGTGCTTAGGTGGTCGGAAGCGGAGGGGCCGGACCACCGTCGGGTGGATAAAAGGGCCGCCCGCTCGCGGACGGTTCCGACGCCGAGGACGACTCACGACTCCGAATCCACGACGCGAACGGCTCGACTAGAGTCGGAATTCGTTATTGAGTAAACGAGGGTTTTATATCGAACGGAGGTATACGTGCTAACGTATGACACCATTTCTGAGAGGCAACTATCGGGGGGGATGCCCGTGACTTCGGAGTTCGAACTCGACTGCGCGACCTGCGGGTCGTCGCTGACGCGCCGGAAGGTGGCCGCGGACCGGTTCGGGGTCGGTTCGCTCGACTCGGTGGAAGTGGCGGAGTGTCCCAACTGCGGCGGCCGGTACTTCCCGGAGACGACGCTGGAGCGACTTCGGAGTTAGCGCGGAGAGCGAGGGCGCGAGGATGACGAGACGGACGGTCTCAGATGCCGAACGTCGCCCGGAGCATGTCCCGCGTGCCGGGACCGAGACCCACCGCGACGATGGCGACGAGCAACAGGATGGCGTAGCGGGGACTCTCCTCGAAGATTCCCTCGTCGAACACCCAGACGACGAACACCGCCGCGACGATTTTCACGACGAGGAAGGGCCACGCCGTCCCGATGAGGTTCACGACGGGTTCGGGGAACTGCTCGCCGACGCCGATGAGCGCGCGGTTGACCGGGTGTTTGGGCACGAGGTCCGCGGGCAGGCCCAGTTCCTTCGCCCAGTCGATGCCGACGACGTTGGCCACGCCGTCCACCGCGTGTGCCCACAGAACGACCAGACCCATCTGGCCGGTTCCGCGGTTGATTTCGGGCTTGTATCGCTCGATACCCTGCCACGTCAGCCACGTCACCACCGTCGCACCGGCGAGGACGATGATGGAGATTTGGGGGTGGAAGTCAACGTAGTCGGTAGTGAACGCCAGCAGTCCGAGATAGCCTACCGTCGCGGCGAGGAGGACCGTGCCGATACCCGCCAGTGGGAACTCGTAGTCGTCCACGACGCCCGATTTCCGGAGCGAGACGCTCCCGAGGAGGGCCGCCAGCGTGATGGCGAACATCGTGAAGTAGATGACCGGACTGATGATGAGGGTGTTCCACGGGTAGGTGATGGCGGCGTCG
It contains:
- the glyA gene encoding serine hydroxymethyltransferase; the protein is MKYDRVRDVDPKVADALEAEVDRQRDTLAMIASENHVSEAVLEAQGSVLTNKYAEGYPGSRYYGGCEHVDTVEELAIERAKELWGAEHVNVQPHSGTQANMAVYFAMLEAGDKILSLDLTHGGHLSHGHSANFTGQLYEVEQYEVDPETGYLDYEELRDHAEEFEPDIIVSGYSAYPREVEWETIQEAADAVDAYHLADMAHITGLVAAGEHPSPVGVADFVTGSTHKTVRAGRGGIVLCDEEYADDIDSAVIPGMQGGPLMHNIAGKAVGFGEALEPEFEEYAAQTTANAEALGESLQENGFGLVSGGTDTHLVLVDLRESHEDVTGKEAEEALEDVGIVLNANTVPGETRSPFVTSGIRAGTPALTTRGFDEEDCRYVGDLISRVVNNVGDEDVKAEVAEDVQELCEANPLYE
- the tbsP gene encoding transcriptional regulator TbsP, with translation METESNLLDQEIAEILRTVIDEAPDTMLVVNPSKDAIEELINVATKYEGDLPTLRMLAQSGTLKDVMEDFIVASNAADLMAAGSLELRTTDEVPSNSLLVTDEVVIALVTADDRVGGLTADDAEFVSDANSSYTAQFESADEFSLRTPPLSQVRDTLGDEISPDAQHDFDEVLSSMETARGDGDGLDEVTISLLVAAKNEALLYDISKWGEDVGIASKATFSRTKTKLEDMGLIGTEKVPIDVGRPRLRLKLANDDLRNADTDQLASAAQSLLH
- a CDS encoding YcaO-like family protein, giving the protein MNAPTVGLVGSGPAIDAVTAALADVRAETVECDPRRVGTADFAVVAGGTDADAFGEASRAARETGTPWLAVELGGAGGHAIPDVDAAVSGFAPGTACWECLRTRVAANLDDEGGDAGGDDAEIDSASARFAGALAGREAATLLSGGESAVLGGVVEVPHAERTLLPVPGCAVCGESGPSAQGGPAIDREYADTDLESALSRAEQSVDERVGVVSTIGEAESFPAPYYLAELADTSEFSDAQAAEQAAGVAHDWNEALMKALGEALERYAAGVYRVGEFETARAADLGSAVEPAAFVRPEGWADPSPDDEVAWRDGQDLRTGESVSLPAEFVHFPPPEVRYKPSITTGLGLGSSTVEALLSGLYEVIERDATMLAWYSTFEPLGLSVESERFETLRSRARAENLDVTPLLVTQDVDVPVVAVAVHRDGEWPRFAVGSDADLNPDAAAVSALAEALQNWMELRSMGEDDAADADGAIGRYADFPETAREFVTAETAVPTASVGPADPPTGGTELDAVLARLADADLPAYAARLTTRDVDQLGFEAVRALVPAAQPLFTGEAFFGERAREVPAELGFEFRPDRDHHPYP
- a CDS encoding zf-TFIIB domain-containing protein yields the protein MTSEFELDCATCGSSLTRRKVAADRFGVGSLDSVEVAECPNCGGRYFPETTLERLRS
- a CDS encoding DUF63 family protein — encoded protein: MGTATERMDTEQLWGGAVAALLAALVGGALVFPERVYYGFVWHYFWGPVVADAKSAQCAAYADGTVTFLYESAACQTAAEPVAYPGYTLVSEVGYALTMLLALLGVVFMLRRLGVGQDRGLFYALFPYMLFGGALRVVEDAFDGLSAADAAITYPWNTLIISPVIYFTMFAITLAALLGSVSLRKSGVVDDYEFPLAGIGTVLLAATVGYLGLLAFTTDYVDFHPQISIIVLAGATVVTWLTWQGIERYKPEINRGTGQMGLVVLWAHAVDGVANVVGIDWAKELGLPADLVPKHPVNRALIGVGEQFPEPVVNLIGTAWPFLVVKIVAAVFVVWVFDEGIFEESPRYAILLLVAIVAVGLGPGTRDMLRATFGI